The Maridesulfovibrio frigidus DSM 17176 genome has a segment encoding these proteins:
- a CDS encoding FprA family A-type flavoprotein encodes MRPVEIKDGIHWVGAVDWNCRNFHGYALSSKGTTYNAFVIDDEKKVLIDTVPAAFESQFLCSVANVTELEKIDYIVVNHLEPDHSGCLARMVELCKPEKIFISPMGAKALKTFFDCEDWPIVVANSGDEISIGKNTLRFYETKMLHWPDNMFTFIPEAKMLVSSDAFGQNWATSERFVDEVSKEKVSDLMAQYYANIVNPYSAKVIKTLEFFGELNLDIDMLCPDHGLMFRGEDVGFALGKYADYAAQKTTNKAVIVYDTMWKSTEKMANAIASGIADEGVSVRMMNVKANHHSDIMSEVFDAGAVILGSPTHNNGILPGMADVLTYMKGLRPQNKIGACFGSFGWSGECVKILRGWLETMNMEIMDPNIKVKNRPNHKSFEECYELGREIAKAVKAKNA; translated from the coding sequence GTGAGACCTGTTGAAATTAAAGATGGAATACATTGGGTAGGAGCCGTTGACTGGAATTGCCGTAATTTTCATGGCTATGCTCTTTCCTCAAAAGGCACAACATACAATGCCTTTGTTATTGATGATGAAAAGAAAGTCCTTATTGATACAGTACCGGCTGCATTTGAAAGCCAGTTTCTTTGCTCTGTCGCCAACGTGACCGAACTTGAAAAAATTGACTATATTGTTGTCAACCACCTCGAGCCGGATCATTCAGGATGTCTTGCCCGTATGGTCGAGCTTTGCAAACCTGAGAAAATTTTCATTTCACCTATGGGCGCGAAAGCTCTGAAGACTTTCTTTGATTGCGAAGACTGGCCTATAGTTGTTGCTAACTCCGGGGACGAAATTTCCATCGGAAAGAACACTCTCCGTTTTTACGAAACTAAAATGCTGCACTGGCCTGACAACATGTTCACTTTCATTCCAGAAGCTAAAATGCTTGTTTCAAGTGATGCTTTCGGACAGAACTGGGCAACCAGCGAACGCTTTGTAGATGAAGTAAGCAAAGAAAAAGTATCTGACCTCATGGCTCAGTACTATGCTAATATCGTCAACCCATACTCTGCAAAAGTTATTAAAACTCTTGAATTCTTTGGCGAGCTGAACCTTGATATTGACATGCTCTGCCCTGACCATGGCCTTATGTTCAGAGGTGAAGATGTTGGATTTGCTCTTGGCAAATACGCAGACTATGCAGCTCAGAAGACTACCAACAAAGCTGTCATCGTATACGATACCATGTGGAAATCCACAGAAAAGATGGCAAATGCCATTGCTTCCGGTATCGCAGACGAAGGTGTCAGTGTTAGAATGATGAATGTCAAAGCGAACCACCACAGTGATATCATGTCCGAAGTTTTTGATGCAGGCGCAGTCATTCTTGGCTCCCCTACTCATAACAACGGCATCCTTCCAGGCATGGCTGATGTTCTGACTTACATGAAAGGTTTGAGACCTCAGAACAAAATCGGTGCTTGTTTCGGTTCATTCGGTTGGTCCGGAGAATGCGTTAAGATTCTCAGAGGCTGGCTCGAAACAATGAACATGGAAATCATGGATCCAAATATTAAAGTTAAAAACCGCCCTAATCATAAATCCTTCGAGGAATGTTATGAACTAGGACGCGAAATTGCGAAAGCTGTTAAAGCTAAGAACGCATAG